In Cherax quadricarinatus isolate ZL_2023a chromosome 71, ASM3850222v1, whole genome shotgun sequence, one DNA window encodes the following:
- the LOC128700333 gene encoding troponin C yields MDMLDEEQIGALQKAFDSFDTDNKGYITPETVGVILRMMGVKISEKNLQEVIAETDEDGSGELEFEEFVELAAKFLIEEDEEALKAELKEAFRVYDREGNGYITTEVLREILRELDNRLTEEDLDNIIEEVDEDGSGTLDFDEFMAMMNG; encoded by the exons ATG GATATGCTGGATGAGGAACAGATTGGGG CACTTCAGAAGGCCTTTGACTCCTTCGACACTGACAACAAAGGCTACATCACCCCAGAGACCGTGGGCGTCATCTTGAGGATGATGGGCGTCAAGATCTCTGAGAAGAACCTTCAGGAGGTCATCGCAGAGACTGACGAAGATG GATCCGGCGAGCTGGAGTTCGAGGAGTTCGTGGAGCTGGCCGCTAAGTTCCTCattgaggaggacgaggaggctCTCAAGGCAGAGCTGAAGGAGGCCTTCCGTGTCTACGACCGAGAAG GCAACGGCTACATTACCACCGAAGTCCTAAGGGAGATTCTACGAGAGCTGGATAACAGGCTGACGGAGGAAGACCTGGACAACATCATTGAGGAGGTTGACGAGGATGGCTCAGGCACTCTCGACTTCGATG AATTCATGGCTATGATGAACGGTTGA